One segment of Herbaspirillum hiltneri N3 DNA contains the following:
- a CDS encoding BKACE family enzyme: MKKPKKVIITCAVTGAIHTPSMSPYLPVTPDEIRDAALGAAEAGAAIVHLHARDPQNGKPTQDPAEFRKFLPQIKAKSNVVINLTTGGAPTMGVEERLQPALQLKPEVASLNMGSMNFGLYEMLDRFKDFKYDWEKPYLAESDDRIFRNTFKDIAYILESCSANQTRFEIECYDIGHLYTAAHFIDRGLIKPPFLIQSVFGLRGGIGNDVEDVMHMKRTADRLFGDDYYWSVLGAGRGQIPIATMSAAMGGHTRVGLEDSLWDGPGKLAQSNAAQVKRIRTVIEALSLEVATPDDARQMLKLKGGDNVGF; encoded by the coding sequence ATGAAAAAACCCAAGAAAGTCATCATCACCTGCGCCGTAACCGGCGCCATCCACACGCCATCGATGTCCCCCTACCTGCCCGTCACCCCGGACGAAATCCGCGACGCAGCACTGGGCGCGGCAGAAGCCGGCGCCGCCATCGTCCACCTTCACGCCCGCGATCCGCAAAACGGCAAGCCAACGCAAGACCCCGCCGAATTCCGCAAATTCCTCCCCCAGATCAAGGCAAAATCCAACGTCGTCATCAACCTCACCACCGGCGGCGCCCCCACAATGGGCGTGGAAGAACGCCTGCAACCGGCGCTCCAACTCAAACCCGAGGTTGCCTCCCTCAACATGGGCTCGATGAACTTCGGCCTGTACGAAATGCTCGACCGTTTCAAGGACTTCAAATACGACTGGGAAAAGCCCTACCTCGCCGAATCGGACGACCGCATCTTCCGCAACACCTTCAAGGACATCGCCTACATCCTCGAATCGTGCAGCGCCAACCAGACCCGTTTTGAAATCGAGTGCTACGACATCGGCCATCTCTACACCGCCGCCCACTTCATCGATCGCGGCCTGATCAAGCCGCCGTTCCTGATCCAGTCGGTATTCGGCCTGCGTGGCGGCATCGGCAACGACGTCGAAGACGTGATGCACATGAAGCGTACCGCCGACCGCCTGTTCGGCGACGACTATTACTGGTCGGTGCTGGGCGCCGGGCGCGGCCAGATTCCGATCGCGACCATGTCGGCGGCGATGGGCGGCCATACCCGCGTCGGCCTGGAAGATTCTCTGTGGGACGGCCCGGGCAAGCTGGCGCAAAGCAACGCCGCGCAAGTCAAGCGCATCCGCACGGTGATCGAAGCGCTGTCGCTGGAAGTGGCGACACCTGACGACGCCCGCCAGATGCTCAAGCTCAAGGGTGGCGACAACGTCGGTTTCTGA
- a CDS encoding 3-hydroxybutyrate dehydrogenase, translated as MVLKDKVALITGAASGIGKEIAIEYAKAGAKVVIADLALDAAKAAADEINKSGGTAMAVAMNVVDEAQVDKGIADAVAAYGTLDILISNAGIQIIAPIVDSTLENWRKMLAIHLDGAYLTTRAAMRAMIKAGKGGSIIYMGSVHSHEASPLKAPYVTAKHGLIGLAKVVAKEGAKDKIRSNVICPGFVRTPLVEKQIPEQAKELNISEEDVIKKVMLKDTVDGEFTTTADVAQTAVFLAAFPTNALTGQSVVVSHGWFMQ; from the coding sequence ATGGTACTCAAAGATAAAGTCGCTCTGATCACAGGCGCAGCCAGCGGCATCGGCAAGGAAATCGCCATTGAATACGCCAAGGCCGGCGCCAAGGTCGTCATCGCCGATCTGGCGCTCGACGCCGCCAAGGCCGCCGCCGACGAGATCAACAAGAGCGGCGGCACCGCAATGGCCGTCGCCATGAACGTGGTCGACGAAGCACAGGTCGACAAGGGCATCGCCGACGCAGTGGCCGCCTACGGCACGCTCGACATCCTGATCAGCAACGCCGGCATCCAGATCATCGCCCCGATCGTCGACAGCACGCTGGAAAACTGGCGCAAGATGCTGGCGATCCACCTCGACGGCGCCTACCTGACCACCCGCGCGGCAATGCGCGCAATGATCAAGGCCGGCAAGGGCGGCTCGATCATCTATATGGGTTCGGTGCACTCGCACGAAGCGTCCCCGCTGAAAGCGCCGTACGTCACCGCCAAGCATGGCCTCATCGGCCTGGCCAAGGTGGTCGCCAAGGAAGGTGCGAAGGACAAGATCCGCTCGAACGTGATCTGTCCGGGCTTCGTGCGTACGCCGCTGGTGGAGAAGCAGATTCCTGAACAGGCCAAGGAACTGAACATCAGCGAAGAAGACGTGATCAAGAAGGTGATGCTGAAGGATACTGTTGACGGTGAATTCACCACGACTGCGGATGTGGCGCAGACGGCGGTGTTCCTCGCGGCGTTTCCTACCAATGCGCTTACCGGGCAGTCGGTGGTGGTTAGTCATGGGTGGTTTATGCAGTAA
- a CDS encoding acetoacetate decarboxylase, protein MTEDEIRRNAFAMPIHNPAFPPGPYRFVDREFLIITYRTDPEALRKIIPAPLQFVEPIVKFEFINMPDSTGFGHYCESGQVIPVTLNGVAGGYVHSMYLNDHPPIAGGRELWGFPKKLGSPELRVHTDTLVGTLDYSDFRVATGTMGFKHRTLDHETVAKTLASPSFLLKIIPHVDGTPRICELVQYSLSDITIKGAWTGPGALDLHSHALAPIADLPVLEVISAVHILSDLTLPLGTVAYDYLA, encoded by the coding sequence ATGACTGAAGATGAAATCCGTCGCAATGCTTTCGCCATGCCCATCCACAACCCGGCGTTTCCGCCAGGCCCCTATCGCTTCGTCGATCGCGAGTTCCTGATCATTACCTACCGTACCGATCCGGAAGCGCTCAGGAAGATCATTCCCGCACCCTTGCAGTTCGTCGAGCCGATCGTCAAGTTCGAGTTCATCAACATGCCCGACTCGACCGGCTTCGGCCATTATTGCGAGTCGGGACAGGTGATCCCGGTCACGCTCAACGGCGTCGCCGGCGGCTATGTCCACAGCATGTACCTCAACGACCATCCGCCGATTGCGGGCGGACGCGAGCTATGGGGCTTCCCCAAAAAGCTCGGCTCGCCGGAGCTGCGGGTGCACACCGACACGCTGGTCGGTACGCTCGATTACAGCGATTTTCGCGTCGCCACCGGCACCATGGGTTTCAAGCACCGCACGCTCGATCATGAGACGGTGGCGAAGACGCTGGCGTCGCCCAGTTTCCTGCTGAAAATCATTCCCCACGTCGACGGCACACCCCGCATCTGCGAACTGGTACAGTACAGTCTGTCGGACATCACCATCAAGGGTGCCTGGACCGGTCCCGGCGCGCTGGACCTGCATTCGCATGCACTGGCGCCGATCGCCGACCTGCCGGTGCTGGAAGTCATCTCTGCGGTGCACATTTTGTCTGACCTGACTTTGCCGCTGGGCACGGTCGCTTACGATTATCTTGCTTAA
- a CDS encoding GNAT family N-acetyltransferase: MRLLTTPADANLSSSKLSLSLATTPEEVREVQRLRYKVFIETMNLSALANAEGLDKDEFDDYCDHLIVRDNKTLSVVGTYRVMSPHAARRMGKFYSEQEFDLSRLDNIRNSICEAGRACIHPDYRSGAVIMLLWAGIADFMRRERCDYLMGCASVSLADGGHNAAALYHAFRENNMAPQEYSVTPHTAFPIEEREAGHQPQVPPLLRGYLRSGAWVCGEPAWDPDFHSADFFLLLPLAKLDGRYARHYLKESRAA; encoded by the coding sequence ATGAGACTGCTTACCACTCCGGCAGATGCTAACCTGAGTTCCTCCAAACTGTCACTGAGCCTGGCCACCACGCCGGAAGAAGTGCGCGAAGTACAGCGTCTGCGCTACAAGGTCTTCATCGAGACGATGAACCTGTCCGCACTGGCCAACGCAGAAGGTCTCGACAAGGATGAATTCGACGACTACTGCGACCACCTGATCGTACGCGACAACAAGACCCTGAGCGTGGTCGGCACCTACCGCGTGATGAGCCCGCACGCTGCACGCCGCATGGGCAAGTTTTACTCGGAGCAGGAATTCGACCTGAGCCGCCTCGACAATATCCGCAACTCCATCTGCGAAGCCGGCCGCGCCTGCATCCATCCGGACTATCGCAGCGGCGCCGTCATCATGTTGCTGTGGGCCGGCATTGCCGACTTCATGCGCCGCGAACGCTGCGACTACCTGATGGGTTGCGCCAGCGTCAGCCTGGCCGATGGCGGTCACAACGCGGCAGCGCTGTATCACGCCTTCCGCGAAAACAACATGGCGCCGCAAGAGTACAGCGTCACGCCGCACACGGCATTCCCGATCGAGGAACGCGAAGCCGGCCACCAGCCGCAAGTCCCGCCGCTGCTGCGCGGCTACCTGCGCAGCGGCGCATGGGTCTGCGGCGAGCCGGCATGGGATCCTGATTTCCACTCGGCCGATTTCTTCCTGCTGTTGCCGTTGGCAAAGCTGGACGGCCGTTACGCCCGCCACTACCTGAAAGAATCGAGAGCCGCATGA
- a CDS encoding UDP-2,3-diacylglucosamine diphosphatase — translation MKSRDQFLDANGIDATLGTKRDPLHFRTIWISDVHLGTPGCQAQRLLEFLRATESDTLYLVGDIIDGWQLKRRWYWEQSHNNVVQTVLKKAKKGTNVVFVPGNHDEVIRQFIDLDFGGIKIRDELVHTTANGKRMLVIHGDRFDGVIACAKWLAYVGDNLYTMILKFNQWFNSWRARAGLPYWSLSQYLKGKVKNAVNYITSFEDALAAEASKKGLDGVICGHIHKPEIRDINGIKYCNDGDWVESLSALVEDASGELRLVTWGEIMQLKKSSKLAGVEDLCALPS, via the coding sequence ATGAAATCACGCGATCAATTTCTGGATGCCAACGGTATAGACGCCACTCTGGGAACGAAACGCGATCCTCTCCATTTTCGCACCATCTGGATCTCGGACGTGCATCTCGGCACGCCGGGATGCCAGGCGCAACGGCTGCTGGAATTCCTGCGCGCCACCGAGTCCGACACGCTGTACCTGGTCGGCGACATCATCGACGGCTGGCAGCTCAAGCGTCGCTGGTACTGGGAGCAAAGCCACAACAACGTGGTGCAGACGGTGCTCAAGAAAGCCAAGAAGGGCACCAACGTGGTCTTCGTGCCGGGCAACCACGACGAAGTCATCCGTCAGTTCATCGACCTCGATTTCGGCGGCATCAAGATCCGTGACGAGCTGGTGCACACCACCGCCAACGGCAAGCGCATGCTGGTCATCCACGGCGACCGTTTCGACGGCGTCATCGCCTGCGCCAAGTGGCTGGCCTATGTCGGCGACAACCTCTACACCATGATCCTCAAGTTCAACCAGTGGTTCAACAGCTGGCGTGCGCGTGCAGGATTGCCGTACTGGTCGCTGTCGCAATACCTGAAGGGCAAGGTCAAGAACGCGGTCAACTACATCACCTCGTTCGAAGATGCGCTGGCTGCGGAAGCCTCCAAGAAAGGCCTCGACGGCGTCATCTGCGGCCACATACACAAACCGGAAATCCGCGACATCAACGGCATCAAGTACTGCAACGACGGCGACTGGGTGGAAAGCCTGTCCGCGCTGGTGGAAGATGCCTCCGGCGAACTGCGCCTGGTGACCTGGGGCGAGATCATGCAATTGAAGAAGAGTTCGAAATTAGCCGGAGTAGAAGATTTATGCGCATTGCCATCGTAA
- a CDS encoding glycosyltransferase family 4 protein: MRIAIVSDAGEPQVNGVVNTLRATQQCLRNKGHDVLMLAPRDFRTFACPTYPEIRLAYKPYAKIAAALDAFKPDCIHISTEGPMGLAARRYCLKNKLDFTTAYHTRFPEYLSARKLLPKALTYRLMRWFHGPSKAIMVPTPKMKDALEKNGFRNVALWGRGVDTEHFRPAAEDHACIVRPLFLYVGRVAVEKNIEAFLKLDLPGSKWVIGDGPQREELEQRYPHVRFLGAKGHDELPAYYNCADVFVFPSRTDTFGLVLAEAMACGVPVAAYPVEGPIDVVANGVSGALNDELDVACMDALQLSRDDVRAHALTYSWDAATQQFLQHLHYARNTAAVELGGAVLHDSR, translated from the coding sequence ATGCGCATTGCCATCGTAAGCGACGCGGGCGAGCCCCAAGTCAATGGCGTAGTCAACACCCTGCGGGCAACCCAACAATGCCTGCGCAACAAAGGTCATGACGTACTGATGCTGGCGCCGCGCGATTTCCGTACGTTCGCCTGCCCGACTTACCCCGAAATACGGCTGGCCTACAAGCCGTATGCCAAGATCGCCGCCGCGCTGGATGCGTTCAAGCCGGATTGCATCCACATCTCCACCGAAGGCCCGATGGGTCTGGCGGCGCGCCGCTACTGCCTTAAGAACAAGCTGGATTTCACCACCGCCTATCACACCCGCTTCCCGGAATACCTGAGCGCGCGCAAGCTGTTGCCGAAGGCGCTGACGTACCGGTTGATGCGCTGGTTCCACGGCCCGTCCAAAGCCATCATGGTGCCGACGCCGAAGATGAAGGACGCGCTGGAAAAGAACGGTTTCCGCAACGTCGCCCTGTGGGGCCGCGGCGTCGATACGGAACACTTCCGGCCGGCGGCGGAAGACCATGCCTGCATCGTGCGGCCGCTGTTCCTGTACGTCGGCCGCGTCGCCGTCGAAAAGAATATCGAAGCCTTCCTCAAGCTTGACTTGCCGGGCTCCAAATGGGTCATCGGCGATGGTCCGCAGCGCGAAGAACTCGAGCAGCGCTATCCGCATGTGCGCTTCCTCGGCGCCAAGGGGCATGACGAATTGCCGGCGTATTACAACTGCGCCGACGTCTTCGTATTCCCCAGCCGTACCGATACCTTCGGACTCGTGCTCGCCGAAGCCATGGCCTGCGGCGTACCGGTCGCAGCGTATCCGGTCGAAGGGCCGATCGACGTCGTCGCCAACGGTGTCTCCGGCGCCCTGAACGATGAACTCGACGTCGCCTGCATGGATGCCTTGCAACTGTCGCGCGACGATGTGCGCGCGCATGCGCTGACGTATTCATGGGATGCCGCCACCCAGCAATTCCTGCAGCATCTGCACTACGCCCGCAACACGGCTGCGGTGGAGTTGGGCGGCGCCGTACTGCATGATTCCCGCTGA
- a CDS encoding methyl-accepting chemotaxis protein encodes MKSLFARLQLWKKFALLGIIGLALFGVPTTLYIISAESVIAHKTLEMKGVVPARALLRSMQLMQQHRGMSAVLLGGNATVAAQRQAKAQEVDRALQELQAQLKKSGVRNPAIGQDLASVMAAWNTLRDGVAAGQVTGPQSFSGHSDGIVRLFEINDLILDDFRLSLDPDLDSSKLISGGFIAFPLLTEELGKMRARGSAMLGKKVATPDDKLAIISPRQGAVERLRQADQLFQQAFLINASLKDVLGATVADAKTKAAAVIALADEKILKAEALEFPPQEYFGKFTEAIDAQFKVVDAVIGSLESTLGQQTAQLRRMEIWLLGGIGALALFAAWVGYMLSRSITVPMSESVAMAQRVASCDLTSRAVVTGSDESAQLLHALNDMTGSLVDIVSDVRASIDVIHVASKEIATGNADLSNRTESQASSLEETASSMEELTSTVRQNADNARQANSLVTSASELAVKGGKVVGDVVQTMGSIKDSSSKIVDIISVIDGIAFQTNILALNAAVEAARAGEQGRGFAVVASEVRSLAQRSASAAKEIKQLISDSVGKVDAGGKLVDEAGATMTEIVTSVRHVADIMGEITAASQEQSTGIEEVNRAITQMDEITQQNAALVEQAAAAAESLQEQADVLAKAVSVFRITPAEAQHKPVMSLPAPSRTPSPFAAATLPAPGRPSAMKATGKRASTTVAKPVDAGGNEWDEF; translated from the coding sequence ATGAAAAGTCTGTTCGCCAGATTGCAGTTGTGGAAGAAATTCGCCCTGCTCGGAATCATCGGTCTCGCCTTGTTCGGCGTGCCCACCACTTTGTACATCATCAGCGCGGAAAGCGTGATCGCTCACAAGACCCTGGAAATGAAAGGCGTGGTGCCTGCGCGCGCCTTGCTGCGTTCGATGCAATTGATGCAGCAGCACCGCGGCATGTCGGCGGTCCTGCTCGGCGGTAACGCCACGGTCGCGGCTCAACGGCAGGCCAAGGCGCAGGAAGTCGACCGGGCGCTGCAGGAACTGCAGGCGCAGCTCAAGAAATCCGGTGTGCGCAATCCAGCCATCGGACAGGATCTCGCCAGCGTGATGGCGGCGTGGAACACCCTGCGCGACGGTGTCGCCGCAGGGCAGGTAACCGGGCCGCAGAGTTTCAGCGGACACAGCGACGGCATCGTCAGGCTGTTCGAGATCAACGACCTCATTCTCGATGACTTCCGGCTCAGTCTAGATCCGGACCTCGACAGTTCGAAGCTGATCAGCGGCGGCTTCATCGCCTTCCCGCTGCTGACCGAAGAACTCGGCAAGATGCGCGCGCGAGGCTCGGCCATGCTCGGCAAGAAAGTCGCCACGCCCGACGACAAGCTGGCCATCATCAGCCCCCGCCAGGGCGCCGTCGAACGTCTGCGGCAAGCCGACCAGCTGTTCCAGCAGGCGTTCCTGATCAACGCCTCGCTCAAGGACGTGCTCGGCGCAACCGTGGCAGACGCCAAGACAAAGGCCGCCGCCGTGATTGCGCTGGCCGACGAAAAGATCCTCAAGGCGGAGGCGCTGGAGTTTCCTCCGCAGGAATATTTCGGCAAATTCACCGAAGCCATTGATGCCCAGTTCAAGGTCGTCGACGCCGTCATCGGCAGCCTCGAAAGCACCCTCGGCCAGCAGACCGCGCAATTGCGCCGCATGGAAATCTGGCTGCTCGGCGGCATCGGCGCGCTCGCCTTGTTTGCCGCATGGGTCGGCTACATGCTGTCGCGTTCGATCACCGTGCCGATGTCGGAATCGGTGGCGATGGCGCAGCGCGTGGCTTCCTGCGACCTGACTTCGCGTGCGGTGGTCACGGGCAGCGACGAATCGGCGCAGCTGCTGCATGCGCTCAACGACATGACCGGCAGCCTGGTGGACATCGTCAGCGATGTACGCGCCAGCATCGACGTGATCCATGTCGCGTCGAAAGAAATCGCCACCGGCAATGCCGACCTGTCCAATCGCACCGAGTCGCAGGCCTCCAGCCTGGAGGAAACCGCGAGCTCGATGGAAGAACTCACCTCGACCGTGCGCCAGAACGCCGACAACGCGCGCCAGGCCAACTCGCTGGTGACCTCGGCCTCGGAACTCGCCGTCAAGGGCGGCAAAGTGGTCGGCGACGTGGTGCAGACCATGGGCTCGATCAAGGATAGTTCGAGCAAAATCGTCGACATCATCAGCGTGATCGACGGCATCGCCTTCCAGACCAATATCCTGGCATTGAATGCGGCGGTGGAAGCGGCGCGCGCCGGCGAGCAGGGCCGCGGTTTTGCCGTGGTGGCCTCCGAAGTGCGCAGCCTGGCGCAGCGCTCGGCGTCTGCCGCGAAGGAGATCAAGCAACTGATCAGCGACTCGGTCGGCAAGGTCGACGCCGGCGGCAAGCTGGTCGACGAAGCCGGTGCGACGATGACCGAGATCGTGACCTCGGTCCGGCACGTGGCCGACATCATGGGCGAGATCACCGCCGCCAGCCAGGAGCAGAGCACCGGCATCGAAGAAGTCAATCGCGCCATCACGCAGATGGACGAGATCACGCAGCAGAATGCCGCGCTCGTTGAACAAGCTGCGGCGGCGGCCGAGAGTTTGCAGGAGCAGGCCGATGTGCTGGCCAAGGCTGTCAGCGTATTCCGGATCACGCCGGCGGAGGCGCAGCACAAGCCGGTGATGTCCTTGCCTGCGCCGTCGCGTACTCCGTCACCTTTCGCAGCGGCGACATTGCCGGCGCCGGGAAGGCCGTCGGCAATGAAAGCGACCGGCAAGCGCGCGTCGACGACGGTCGCCAAACCAGTCGATGCCGGCGGCAATGAATGGGACGAGTTCTGA
- a CDS encoding methyl-accepting chemotaxis protein gives MISNIKIGTRLALGFCLVLLCAAAILLNGLWRMTEMESSSAYIIDQKVASMTAAMSMRESGSALALALRKVVTPTDAAEGQQENQRLAKILQAYAGYENQLTKLTSTDKGKALLTASAAERKVLFPIVEKIREMVGAGNYFDAAQLLKSDFLPSYDKWMASVAALAAYQQEDMSAAYVAFQASYHSGQIGMIVIGLVTLLLGAFFTWSITRTITAPLLRAGKITETIASGDLTQTVEEKSHDEAGQLVHSLNTMQTKLAVTVNEIKQSAAIIAVASQEIATGNADLSNRTESQASSLEETASSMEQLTSTVKQNAENAHQANQLVMSASDYAVKGGKVVGDVVQTMGSIKESSSKIVDIIGVIDGIAFQTNILALNAAVEAARAGEQGRGFAVVASEVRSLAQRSASAAKEIKTLIGDSVSKVDAGGKLVDEAGVTMSEIVTSVKHVADIMGEITAASKEQSAGIAEVNNAISQIDEITQQNAALVEQAAAAAESLQEQADLLARAVGVFKIDNAAFAAQAVSTPSMLKTVNPPLELAAEAAAPAAPASKPPAARQKTLAPTPKRPAVSQDEGSWEEF, from the coding sequence ATGATTTCAAATATCAAAATTGGCACACGTCTTGCACTGGGGTTCTGCCTGGTCTTGCTCTGCGCAGCGGCGATCCTGCTCAACGGCCTGTGGCGCATGACCGAGATGGAAAGCAGCAGCGCCTACATCATCGACCAGAAGGTCGCCAGCATGACCGCGGCGATGAGCATGCGCGAATCCGGCAGCGCCCTGGCGCTGGCCTTGCGCAAGGTGGTCACGCCTACCGACGCCGCCGAAGGCCAGCAGGAAAACCAGCGCCTGGCCAAGATCCTGCAGGCTTACGCAGGCTATGAAAATCAACTCACCAAGCTGACTTCCACCGACAAGGGCAAGGCGCTGCTGACGGCCTCCGCCGCCGAGCGCAAGGTGCTGTTCCCGATCGTCGAAAAGATCCGTGAAATGGTCGGCGCCGGCAATTACTTCGACGCGGCCCAACTCCTCAAGAGCGACTTCCTGCCGTCCTACGACAAGTGGATGGCCAGCGTCGCCGCGCTCGCCGCGTATCAGCAGGAAGACATGTCGGCGGCCTACGTGGCCTTCCAGGCCAGTTATCACAGCGGCCAGATCGGCATGATCGTGATCGGCCTGGTGACATTGCTGCTGGGCGCCTTCTTCACCTGGTCGATTACCCGCACCATCACCGCGCCGCTGCTGCGCGCCGGCAAGATCACCGAAACCATCGCCAGCGGCGACCTGACCCAGACCGTGGAAGAAAAGAGCCACGACGAAGCGGGTCAACTGGTGCATTCGCTCAACACGATGCAGACCAAGCTGGCGGTGACCGTCAATGAAATCAAGCAGAGCGCCGCCATCATCGCGGTGGCGTCGCAAGAGATCGCCACCGGCAACGCCGACCTGTCGAACCGCACTGAATCGCAGGCTTCCAGCCTGGAAGAAACCGCCAGCTCGATGGAGCAACTGACCTCGACGGTCAAGCAGAACGCCGAGAATGCACATCAGGCCAACCAGCTCGTGATGTCGGCCTCCGACTATGCGGTCAAGGGCGGCAAGGTGGTCGGCGACGTGGTGCAGACCATGGGTTCGATCAAGGAAAGCTCGAGCAAGATCGTCGACATCATCGGCGTCATCGACGGCATCGCTTTCCAGACCAATATCCTCGCCTTGAACGCGGCAGTGGAAGCGGCGCGCGCCGGTGAGCAGGGTCGTGGCTTCGCCGTGGTGGCCTCCGAAGTGCGCAGCCTGGCGCAGCGCTCGGCATCGGCCGCCAAGGAAATCAAGACCCTGATCGGCGACTCGGTCAGCAAGGTCGACGCCGGCGGCAAGCTGGTCGATGAAGCCGGCGTGACCATGAGCGAAATCGTCACCTCGGTCAAGCACGTGGCCGACATCATGGGTGAGATCACCGCCGCCAGCAAGGAACAGAGCGCCGGCATTGCCGAAGTCAACAACGCCATTTCGCAGATCGATGAAATCACGCAGCAAAATGCGGCGCTGGTCGAACAGGCCGCAGCGGCGGCGGAGAGCCTGCAGGAACAGGCCGATCTGCTGGCGCGCGCGGTCGGCGTCTTCAAGATCGACAACGCCGCCTTCGCCGCCCAGGCTGTGAGTACGCCGTCGATGCTGAAGACTGTGAATCCGCCGTTGGAGCTGGCGGCCGAGGCAGCCGCTCCGGCGGCCCCGGCGAGCAAGCCGCCAGCGGCGCGCCAGAAGACCTTGGCGCCGACGCCGAAGCGTCCTGCGGTGTCGCAGGATGAAGGAAGCTGGGAAGAGTTTTAA
- a CDS encoding SixA phosphatase family protein — protein MELILWRHAEAELGEPDEGRALTGKGHKQAWKVADWLDRNLPESCRILVSPATRTLQTAEALGRKFKIHPDLAPDKSPQDLLAAANWPDSREPVLVIGHQPTLGLAAAQLISGQQQEWSIRKANVWWIAQRERGDITTNYLRAVMAPDLISK, from the coding sequence ATGGAACTGATCTTATGGCGTCATGCCGAAGCGGAACTCGGCGAACCCGACGAGGGCCGCGCCCTCACCGGCAAGGGACACAAGCAGGCCTGGAAGGTCGCCGACTGGCTCGACCGCAATCTGCCGGAAAGCTGCCGTATCCTGGTCAGTCCCGCCACCCGCACCTTGCAGACGGCCGAAGCGCTCGGCCGCAAGTTCAAAATCCATCCCGACCTGGCGCCCGACAAAAGTCCGCAAGACCTGCTCGCCGCCGCCAACTGGCCCGACAGCCGCGAACCGGTACTGGTGATCGGCCACCAGCCGACGCTGGGCCTGGCGGCCGCGCAACTGATCAGCGGCCAGCAGCAGGAATGGTCGATCCGCAAAGCCAACGTGTGGTGGATCGCGCAGCGCGAACGCGGCGACATCACGACCAATTATTTGCGTGCGGTGATGGCGCCGGATCTCATTTCCAAATAG